A window of candidate division KSB1 bacterium genomic DNA:
GGTGATTCTGTGAATGCCATTTGTCGGTTGGATCAATTAAATGAAATTCAACAGCAGGTTGTGGATTGTGGTAAAAGCGTGAATGTGTTAGAAAAGCAAATTGAAAAACAAGTAGAAAAAACTAAAAAGCTGGATTCGGAAATTGAAAATTGGACTCAGAAAAAGAAGGAAACCGAAGAAGAGTACCAGCAAAGCAGGATCAATACTGTTCAAAAACAATCTACAAAATCGAATGTTAAAAGCAGGTTAGACTCCACTCGAGAAGAAATCGGAAATGTGCGGGATAAAATATCACAAATATTCGAACGGATCGAAAAATTACGACCGGAGATAGATAAATTTGCACAAAACCGTAGAAAACATGAAGATCAAGTTGAGTTATTGCAGGGAAAACTGGAAGAGTATGAAACTCAAAGAAATCGCTTTGCCAACGAAGTGTACGAGTTAAACGTGAACCTCGTAAAGGCTTCCAGTGAGTTCAATAATTTAGAAGCTGATGTAAAAAGAATGAAACGAACCCTGGTTGAATTTGAATCTACAATTGTTACGCGAGAAAAAGAACTTGTTGAAAGCCAGGTTGAGATAAAACATTTGCAAACGGACATTGAGCGTCTTTTTAGTGAAACTGAGGAGATTCGTGTCCGGAAAGATGAATTGTTAGAAAGACGATCGAGACAACAGCAAGAATACCAGCAGCTTCAGGAGTTAATGTCGACTAAAGAATCCACTTTGAAGAGTATACGCGATTTAAGTCAAAGCTCGATTGATACTTTGCAGGAGAAGCGGTTGCAGCTTTCCGAATATGAGATGAGAATCAAGAACATACGTGTAAATATCAAAGATAAATATTCTTTGGAAATAACACCGATTCAAGCAGAATCTCCCGATGAAATCGATTCTATCCGGATTTCGTTGGATGAGAAAAAAGAAAGACTCAATTTGTTTGGACCGGTTAATTTGCTGGCATTGGAAGAGTTCCAAAAGGAAAGAGATCGACTTGAATTTTTAAAACGCCAAAAGAGTGACCTGGATGAAGCCAGGTCAACATTAATTGAAACCATCGATATTATTAACCAGACAGCCAGTGAAAAGTTTGAAGAAGTTTTTGATAAAATTCGTGAAAATTTTCAAAAGAATTTTTCGGTATTTTTTGAAGGTGGTGAAGGAGATTTGCGGATTTTATTCGATAAAGACGATCCACTTTCAGCGAAAATTATGATAATGGCGCGACCCAGCGGTAAAAGGTTGGGGGCAATTGAATTGTTATCAGGGGGTGAAAAAGCTCTTACTGCGATCTCTCTTCTCTTTTCTATTTACCAGGTGAAACCAAGCCCGTTTTGTATTTTAGATGAAGTGGATTCACCACTTGATGATTTAAATGTACAAAGGTTTTTAAGGGTGTTACGAAAATTTTCGGACCATACACAATTTATCCTGGTCACTCATAACAAAATTACCATGGAAGCTGCTGATTTTATATATGGTGTGACTATGCAGGAAGAGGGAGTATCTAAGCTGGTATCCGTAGAACTGGTTAAAGAAAAGATGGAATCCGAACAATTAAACAAATCAAATTAGGATAAGGTCCCTGGTGAATTTCTTCCTTTCATGCTGCAAATTTCAATCACCGTGTCGGTTGATACAGCTTATTCCTGTCTTTCTGGCATTTACAATTCTCCTTTTTGAAGATATATACCCCCAAGCAGCATCATCGGATGATCTTGTTTTTGATGTAGACTATTCTCGCTTTCGTGCATCGGCAGATATGGTGTATTTAGAAGTATATTATTCCATTCCGCGTTTCCAGTTACAGTTTATAGAAGAGGGGAATCAGTTTGAAGCAATATTTATGATAAAAACTGAAATCTATAAAAATGATTCGTTAGCAATTGCCGATTCCATAATTAATATCACAACCGTGGATAGTTTATCACAGGTTACGAAAAGTCAAAATCTACTTAATCTCACCGGTTTTGCTATTCAAGAAGGCGATTACAAAATTGAAGTTTCGTTAAAGGATATGACCTCAAAGCGTATTGGCCGGCAATCCCTAGACCTTCGAATTCTTCCTTATCCTGAAGCTGAATTATCGATTTCGGATATTCAATTATCATCTTCCATCAATCTAAATAAAGAGCAACCGGATAAATTCACAAAAAACCATTATAGAATCATTCCCAATCCTGGCAGAATGTATGGCCTGGAAACCCCGATGCTCTATTTTTATGCTGAAGTCTATAATCTGGATAATCAAGTTGGTGACAAGCAGTACAGGGTAAAATCTTCGATTCACAATGCAAATGGAGATGAGATTCGAACCTTACAAGAAAAAGTGAAAGAAAAGCCAGGCGCTTCGAGTGTTGAAGTTGTTGGATTTAATATTGTTAGTCTTAAATCAAACACATATATCCTACAACTTGAGGTGGAGGATTTAGCGACTGGTAGTAAAACGAAGCGGACAAAAAAATTCTTTGTCTATCGTGAAGGAGATTATCAGCCTAATATGTTGGCCAATCAATTCAACAAAGATGCATTATTAAATTCTTTTGAGTACAAATTCTACGACGAACTTAACGAATCGGAAATTAACACTGAATTTCTAACGGCTAAATACCTGGCAACAAAGGAAGAAGTGAGCATATATGACGGATTAGACTTGCAAGGGAAACGCGTTTTTATGAAATCTTTCTGGTTTGCACGTGACCAGGATCTATCTACACTGCAAAACGAATTTCGGCAACAATACCTGAATAATTTGAATTATGTTAATTCTTATTTCGGTAGTGGAAAGCCTGGCTGGAAATCTGAAAGGGGAAGAGTTTATCTTTTATACGGCAAACCCGATGAAGTTGAAAGGCATCCAAGCACGCTTGAAAACAAGGGGTACGAGGTTTGGAATTACTTCCAAATCCAGGGAGGGATTTTCTTTGTCTTTGTAGATAACAGGGGGTTCGGTGAATACATTATGGTGCATTCCACTGCTCGTAATGAACTCCACGATTTTGATTGGCAAAGATGGTTGAGCGAATGATGAGTTTTAGCTAATGAACAATGATCAATGATCCATAATCAAGAGGGTATAACTCCAGCATTCAGGAATTCAGCATCAAGAATCAGGATTCCAGCATCAAGTACCAATATCAAGCTTCAAGTATCCAGTATCTAGAATCTGCTACTTTAGTTGGATATTCAATGGAATTCCACTCAATGGATTTATATATTTAGTTCGTTTGAATTTGTTCTTTGTCTTAAAAATTTGGGGACGCTCTGGGTTCGACGGAAAAGGTTCGTTCTTGAAGCGGCATACCGTGGTCTCCGACGGTCACGCTAAAAAGTCGGGAAAAAAAATAAATGCAGACTATAACTATGCATTGGCTGCCTAATTAAAGGTAGCCCGTTATTGAATTCGAGGTCCACCTAGAGTTTAAATAACGTCGATTTGGTGGATGCGTACCTGGTGTTGTCTGAGAGCCAAGGTATTAAGTTTTTTCAGACTGGTTTGAGTGCGTTTTGTTTGTCGAACAAACTCGAACGAGATCTAATGACAAACTAAGTATGTAGAAGCTTCAATGTGCGCTTTTTCGGACGCGGGTTCGATTCCCGCCGTCTCCACAATAAGCGTGGTTTAAACAACCACGCTTTTTTTATTTCAAAACTCTCCTGCCATTTTAAACAGAGCTAATCAATTTCCAGGTTTTTGTCGATAATCAATTTATAGGAAATCACCTTATGACTATGTTAGAAAAGGATAATTCTGAAATATTTTCATCCCAAAAGGGGATCCGTTAATAATGAATGACCAGGTAGTATTAGATCTTAGCGTTCAAACGTTGATCAATACAATTGGGCAGGGTTTTGGAATTATAGATAAAAATGAGAATATTTTATTCGTAAACCACGATTTTGCGAAAATCCTAAATTATGAACAGGGAGAATTAATCGGGAAGAATATTGCTGAGATATTTTCTCCCACCCAGCTTGATTCCGTAAAGGACCAACTCTGTTTATCAGATTCTTCTGCCGAGATAAAAGTTCTTGATCTAAATTTACGTACCAAAGAAAATGGTTCTAAGAAAATTGCTATTCGAATTATCCCCAATAATACAAATGAAGACAATGTTTTGGGAATGATTTGGATGCAGCCTACAAACAACCAGGATTCGGAACCGGGAAACAAAGAATCCAAATTCACCGATTTTATAGAGAAATCTCTCGATGGTTTTTTTACGCATAATGGAGATCAGTTCTTTTATGTCAATGAACGCATGTGTAAAATTACCGGTTATTCTCGTGAAGAGCTTTATAACATTAAATTAATGGATTTGGTTTATGATGAAGATCGGGAATATGTTGAAGATCTGGTTGAAAACAGGAAACTGGGCAAAGTAGTACCATATCGATATCGAACTAGGATTATTTGTAAAAATAAGAGTGTGCGTCAATGTGAAGTTTCAGCCATTAGGGTGAGTGAAAATAATCACATCGTTCAGGGTTGCATTCGCGATATTACCGACCAGGTCTTATTTGAAGAAGCTTATAAAGAATCCGAACTAAGATTTCGAATGCTGACCCAATCCGCTAATAATGCAATCATTACCATAAATCATGAAAGATTAATCGTTTTTTTAAACAGTGCAGCTGAAAAGTATTTCGGTTATGAAGGCACAGAAAGTATCGGTCTTCAATTTGATCAATTACTTCCGGAAGATTTTTCCGATGAATTCAAAAATAGTCTAGATGAGTATTTTCAAAAAGGGGAAAGCCAACTTTTTGATGGTGAGATCGAAACGAAAGGCGTTCGAAAAGATGGAAGCCAGTTTCCTGTTGCAATGTCACTTTCTACCTGGAAGGCATCGGGAGCTCATTATATAACCGCAATTATTCAAGATATTTCTGAGCGAAAAGAGGCTGAGCAGAAAATCAGTAAAATGAACGCCATCTTAAAAGCTCAACAAGAAGCTACATTTGATGGGATTTTGGTACTTGGGCATTGTGGTGAAGTCGTGAGTTTTAATCAACGCTTTTTAGAATTGTGGAAACTTTCTGAGAGCCAGGTTAAAGAGATGGACATGGTTTCTCTAATGGAACATGAATCGCAAAAGTTAAATAATACAGATGAATTTAACGAATGGACTGAACTTATTCAATCTGATCAAGAATCGACTCGAGAAGGTGATATTTTAAAATTAAAAGATGGTAGGACTATTTCTCGAAATTCCTTACCAGTTAAAGGAAATGATGGTACCATTTATGGCAGAGCGAATTATTATAAAGACATTTCAGAAGAAGTTGATAGCCATGAAGCCTTAAACAAAATGTACCAAGAAACCTTAGAGTGGAAAAATTCGCTTGAGACGATTAACAAGCTTTCTGAAATGTTAAATCAAATGCTAACGGTCGATGAAATTGCTTTAGTTCTCATTGAAAGAATTCATGGTTTAATAGAAGCCGATCAATCCTGGCTCTTTTTATGGAATGAAGCTGATTACTTACTTTACCCGGTATTTCAAAAAAACTTAAAGGTTAATAAATTATGGAAAAAGGGATCAAAGGGATATGCGATCCATTCAAATCAAGGGTTTGTAGGAGAAGTTCTGGAAAAGGGTGTAGG
This region includes:
- a CDS encoding GWxTD domain-containing protein, with translation MNFFLSCCKFQSPCRLIQLIPVFLAFTILLFEDIYPQAASSDDLVFDVDYSRFRASADMVYLEVYYSIPRFQLQFIEEGNQFEAIFMIKTEIYKNDSLAIADSIINITTVDSLSQVTKSQNLLNLTGFAIQEGDYKIEVSLKDMTSKRIGRQSLDLRILPYPEAELSISDIQLSSSINLNKEQPDKFTKNHYRIIPNPGRMYGLETPMLYFYAEVYNLDNQVGDKQYRVKSSIHNANGDEIRTLQEKVKEKPGASSVEVVGFNIVSLKSNTYILQLEVEDLATGSKTKRTKKFFVYREGDYQPNMLANQFNKDALLNSFEYKFYDELNESEINTEFLTAKYLATKEEVSIYDGLDLQGKRVFMKSFWFARDQDLSTLQNEFRQQYLNNLNYVNSYFGSGKPGWKSERGRVYLLYGKPDEVERHPSTLENKGYEVWNYFQIQGGIFFVFVDNRGFGEYIMVHSTARNELHDFDWQRWLSE